Part of the Mycoplasma mycoides subsp. mycoides SC str. PG1 genome is shown below.
TCAGTTTTTTTTGTCGTTTCTTTTGTTTGCGATGTACAACTTATCACTAATAAACTTGTAGTTGGAATTAAAGTAATCACACTTAAAAACTTTAAGATATTTTTCATATACTTTCCTTTCTTTTCTTTTTGAGTTTACAAAAAAAAAAAAAAGTAAATAAACTGTGATAAAAATACTTTTCTTTTTATTATGTGAATTCAATTGTTCTGATTTCATTTCACACATTACACTTAATAAAAGATTTTGTTTTTCTTTTTCAGCATAAACTTTAAAAATAAAATCACCTTTAGTTCCTTTTAGATCATCTTCATTTTTAATAACAATATTATCTTTTATTAAAGTTGATGTTTTAAAAGCAAACATTGATGCTTCATTAAACTGATTTAAACAATAGTTTTCTAATTCTTCACCAACTAATTTAATATTTTTAGTTAGTTTTTCTCTTTTAATAAATTCTAAATCTTGTTCTAGTTTATTAATTCTATTATTTTTATTATTTTTATTATTTTTTGTAGTTATTAATTCAGTAAGTTCACTTTTATGTTTTCAGTCTTTATTTTCTAACTCGTATGTATTTTTGTTAAATCATTTTTTTAATTGATTAATTTGTTGTTCAAATTGTTCTTTTTGTTTGTTTAATAAAATATTATATTGGTTTTCTAATTGTAATTTAATTAATTTTTCTTGTTGATTTAATTTCTCATTTAATAATTTAATATTTGATTCTAATTCTAATTTTTGACTAATTAATTGTTCAAATTCTTTTTTATTGTTTTCTAATTTTTCAATAAGTGTTTTATTAGTAGCTTTTAAATCTGAAATTTCAATAGTTGTTGATTCAAATTTTTTATTATAT
Proteins encoded:
- a CDS encoding DUF2130 domain-containing protein, which encodes MEKDLINEYNKKFESTTIEISDLKATNKTLIEKLENNKKEFEQLISQKLELESNIKLLNEKLNQQEKLIKLQLENQYNILLNKQKEQFEQQINQLKKWFNKNTYELENKDWKHKSELTELITTKNNKNNKNNRINKLEQDLEFIKREKLTKNIKLVGEELENYCLNQFNEASMFAFKTSTLIKDNIVIKNEDDLKGTKGDFIFKVYAEKEKQNLLLSVMCEMKSEQLNSHNKKKSIFITVYLLFFFFVNSKRKERKVYEKYLKVFKCDYFNSNYKFISDKLYIANKRNDKKNWKPNPNS